Proteins encoded by one window of Elaeis guineensis isolate ETL-2024a chromosome 12, EG11, whole genome shotgun sequence:
- the LOC105055346 gene encoding F-box protein SKIP23-like translates to MDSPDWATLIPDLLHRISQKLLPCSFDYVSFRSTCPGWRSAAPRVNFAPLLMFPFDPNAGTLSFYSPSDDKLHSFSFPEATSTVFCGSSHGWLLLMDQAASISLLNPFTRKRIHLPPADEELALASLNRVSKVGTRWISHSEDGTLTPLGLSDMQQVFIDEAVLSSAPDSGGDFIVMATLALSTQVAYCRRSDSKWTLLETNLPCNVKSVTYYDGRFFVMDCAGEIAVLGVDFRGKVVLLASMETPNGHFNCKLVESRGVLLLVGLVIDFVDEENLDLQSEFEVYRFNPGGERMWCRVESIGDQTLFLSLRSSSNVAGRTLSKCRVNSIYYSAQNFEANMPVAPGRHHMEVVNLADGSSELVPCHVPSEGAEPAAWFQPNLNVWEL, encoded by the coding sequence ATGGATTCACCCGACTGGGCCACGCTCATTCCCGACCTCCTCCACCGCATTTCCCAGAAGCTCCTGCCATGCAGCTTCGACTACGTCAGTTTCCGCTCCACCTGCCCCGGCTGGCGCTCCGCCGCTCCCCGCGTCAACTTCGCTCCCCTCCTCATGTTCCCCTTCGACCCCAACGCAGGCACTCTCTCTTTCTACAGCCCCTCCGACGACAAACTCCACTCCTTCTCCTTCCCCGAGGCCACCTCCACCGTCTTCTGCGGCTCCTCCCACGGGTGGCTCCTTCTCATGGACCAGGCCGCTTCCATTTCCCTCCTGAACCCGTTCACTCGTAAGCGAATCCATCTCCCTCCCGCCGATGAGGAGCTCGCTTTAGCCTCTCTCAACCGTGTCTCCAAGGTTGGAACTCGCTGGATCTCCCATTCCGAGGACGGCACCCTCACCCCCCTCGGCCTCTCCGATATGCAGCAAGTTTTCATCGACGAAGCCGTTCTTTCATCGGCTCCCGATTCCGGCGGCGATTTCATCGTCATGGCGACGCTTGCTTTGTCCACCCAAGTCGCCTACTGCAGGCGAAGTGACTCCAAGTGGACTTTGCTCGAGACCAATCTACCCTGCAACGTGAAGTCCGTCACATACTACGACGGACGCTTCTTTGTCATGGACTGCGCTGGTGAGATCGCGGTTCTTGGCGTGGACTTCCGAGGAAAAGTCGTGCTACTGGCGTCGATGGAGACGCCTAATGGGCACTTCAACTGCAAGCTTGTGGAGTCCAGAGGGGTCCTCCTGCTGGTTGGCCTCGTGATCGACTTTGTGGACGAGGAGAACCTGGATCTCCAAAGCGAATTCGAGGTTTATAGGTTTAATCCAGGAGGGGAAAGGATGTGGTGTAGGGTGGAAAGCATCGGCGACCAGACGTTGTTCTTGTCGCTTCGCTCCAGCTCGAATGTTGCTGGGAGAACGCTTTCCAAGTGCAGGGTTAACTCTATTTACTATTCTGCACAGAATTTTGAGGCCAACATGCCTGTGGCGCCTGGGAGGCACCACATGGAGGTGGTGAACCTGGCCGACGGGTCCTCGGAACTGGTGCCATGTCATGTGCCGTCGGAGGGCGCTGAACCTGCTGCATGGTTCCAGCCCAATCTCAACGTGTGGGAACTTTGA